Proteins encoded in a region of the Sulfurimonas marina genome:
- a CDS encoding sterol desaturase family protein — MEYLGVEYFFSASQRIYWLYLLSALLISVIYIRFNPEIKSYFTKGVLLHHCAKLDYGYFVVVSAIKIGLILPFILSSKDISLQTVFLLQEQFGYIHFSVEKLWVVIGYTLSVFLVNDFTRYWLHRFMHESPLLWKFHRVHHSAEVLNPLTFYRVHPVENILFGLRYALGVGAVTGIFIYFFGANIGVVEIAGMNAITFIFGMAGSNLRHSHIPLRYGVLERVVISPFLHQLHHAKKSMNTNYGSVLSIWDQMFKTYYVTQSTSKLVFGADVKHTTVLEVLYEPFVSILNGEKYEKNIA; from the coding sequence ATGGAGTATCTTGGAGTTGAGTACTTTTTTTCTGCCTCACAGAGAATCTATTGGCTTTACCTGTTAAGTGCTCTTTTGATCTCGGTTATCTATATACGTTTTAATCCCGAGATAAAAAGCTACTTTACAAAAGGGGTATTACTGCACCATTGTGCAAAACTTGACTACGGTTATTTTGTAGTTGTGAGTGCAATAAAAATAGGGTTGATTTTACCTTTCATACTCTCTTCAAAAGATATTTCACTCCAGACGGTGTTTCTTTTACAGGAGCAGTTTGGTTATATCCACTTCAGTGTTGAAAAACTCTGGGTAGTGATCGGATATACGCTGAGTGTTTTTCTTGTAAATGATTTTACACGTTACTGGCTTCACCGTTTTATGCATGAGTCCCCTTTGCTTTGGAAGTTTCACAGGGTGCATCACTCAGCCGAAGTGTTAAACCCGCTTACTTTTTACCGTGTCCATCCGGTGGAAAATATCCTTTTTGGACTGCGTTACGCTCTTGGTGTAGGGGCAGTTACGGGGATATTTATCTACTTTTTCGGTGCAAATATAGGTGTAGTGGAGATAGCAGGAATGAATGCGATCACATTTATTTTCGGGATGGCGGGGAGTAATTTGCGTCACTCTCACATTCCGCTTCGTTACGGAGTTTTAGAGAGAGTTGTGATCTCACCTTTTTTACATCAGCTGCATCATGCAAAAAAAAGTATGAACACAAACTATGGGAGTGTTTTGAGTATCTGGGATCAGATGTTTAAAACATATTACGTCACACAATCTACTTCGAAACTGGTTTTCGGCGCGGATGTAAAACATACAACGGTTTTAGAAGTTTTATATGAGCCGTTTGTATCAATTTTAAATGGAGAAAAATATGAAAAAAATATTGCTTAG